Genomic segment of Triticum aestivum cultivar Chinese Spring chromosome 6A, IWGSC CS RefSeq v2.1, whole genome shotgun sequence:
cggtgtttccggcgatccgtcgctcggagatcgtcgaagcctgaaagatcactcgacgcaaaaacagaatggatcaagttgACTGAAGACAATTTGTTTCCTGTCGacaaagggattctttggtccagaacagcgcacaaccggagcgcaaaggttaatcggaaacgacatcaactccttcttcactcgaagcctcgatccattcgggggctaatgatggggttgtgtacctagggtaggaccatggacctgatccaagtgacttaccctaggacatccttagaagaggccgccttccagtcgaccaacgaggattcactcgactggcctgaaggactcgaccacgaagactcactcgaccaccaggaggtcaagaggcactctgcactgcaacggcctgtaatcaagtagactttatgatagtaaaggcactttatgtggggcgttaccagtaacgccccagacttaactcaccttaaaccccctcctgcgtgggctggctagggtcctggcgcactctatataagccaccctcctccacaggcagaggggttcggcatcttgtaattcatacattcataatccactcgaccgcctccgggctccgagacgtagggctgttgcttcttccgagaagggcctgaactcgtacatcctttgtgcttacaacctctccatagctaggaccttgcctctccatacctacccctcactctactgtcaggcttagaaccacgacactgccgctgagaagcggtactaccgcctctactgccgcaaccagtgccgcaaaacccgacacgagaaaaagagccctcgagtcgagACGGTAGGAACCTGGCAAGCCAGCGGTAGTACAGCTGCGgagtcaccggcggtactaccgctgcggagcagtactgccgcttgtgacccctcagcggtactaccgctgtgtagcacggtactaccgctgggacccagacaAGACACACAAGTAGAGAAAAGATCTCTCCATCGAAGCGGAAGGGTTCGGAGGGAGAGAAGcggaagtgtacgtgttgattccacccaaacaataccacagcggaccccctcttgatagtacggtgccctctacgcaactagacCACCGAAAGagaaatgaaagagctacaccgtcttgaatgacactccgaagggaagaaatcgtctcgtgccaaggatgaatctctgaaatgctcaaagcacacgattagtccgcaaacacgttgtcatcaatcaccaaaaccacatcgagAAAGATATGCCTCAACACTTACTGGTTCCCATCTGTGTAGCAAGGGGCAGAGCAAGAGGGAAAGAGCGACATCATgcaccaagagagagagagagagagagagagagaggatatgCGGCGTGAGGAGGAAATCTAGATTTTTTTGTCGACTGTGCAcacataggagctttagtatgagAATAGGAAGATGGACATGTGGTTTAACGGGCTAGGCCACCTCGTATAGTTTTTTTCTTCATGCTACAATACTAACGCCTAATTGCGCTATTTGTGGCTAAGCTAGAAAAGCGCAAGTAGGTGGTCAAACACATAATTAACGGCTAGCGTTTTTTTTTGAACTTTGAGATAAAAAGATCGAAATTTTTTGCGCAAAAATAAACATTGCAAGACTAAAGAATATCCGGTACAATTAGTCATACTTGATTGAACCAGTTGACGTATCCTCCTGCTTGGTTGTTCTAAACCTATAAAGCGAATATAAGTCTGACATTTTATATCATGATAGATACATGTTTTTTTTTCATGGTAGATCTTTTTGTAGGTTGAAAAGAACCGGAGGCACTACAACAGTACAAGTACAAGGCCAGAGAagaagagagaattccttatttggtcTTTTCTTAAAATTTGCTTCCCTTTTTGGCCCAAAAAACATTTTCCTTCCCTTTTTGACACTTAAATTTCATTTTGTTCCCTATGTGACACTTCCGTTAGATTTGACTAGTAACGGTGTTAAGTCTGACACGAAAAGACATTTTTACCCCTAGTGTAGTATATGACCAGATTATTCACATGCAAACAAAGAGGTAATGTGATATATTTTGTCGTGGTTGgataaataaaaaaaatagtactaTATGACTAATCATTAAAAAAATGCAAAGGACTAATAATaatatttttttgaacatttttttcttttttttgaacatGGACTAATAATAATATGATGAGTGGAATAATAACTACCCATTCAGCCTCTACTATAGACTGTAGTGTATAAATTTGTGTAGATTAATCTTGCGGGTGATAGTTTAACCTCAACGGGTGATGTCTCTGAGCTGTGTTCGCGCCTCAATTTGCTGCACAAGCTCACGCCTCCATCGAGTAAAATGTCTCCATCGAATCGTTCCAAAAAAAATGTCTCCTCACTACCATGTATATACATGAATCAGTAGGATAACCACGAGAGTATTTCGCCAAAATCGAATTGATCCGATCGATTAAGCGCTAGCTTTTACTGGTTCGCGTGCGCATGTGAGGTGCCGGCTAAGACGTGCGTTCACTGTTCAGGCAAAATCAATCAAGTTGCTAGTTTGCATGGTTCTTGTGCTAGCTTTGTGCGTACTCGTGCGTGAGCAACCAAGTGTCGCGCTCTCGCGGATCGAGCTGTGCAACGCGACCGGTCGGGCGCTGGTGCATATGAATATTTGAACGTGGAATCTCCAACGCGCAACACTTTCATACATTCATATTCACGCTCCTTTTCTTCCCTTTCTTGGTGACATATATTACCACCAGGGGCAAAATTGTCTTTGTACATCATAGTTAACACCGTCGGATGGAAAACTGGATGAAAGTGTCACGTAGGGAACAAAATGAAATTTAAGTGTCAGAAAAAAAAGGAAGTTTTTTGAGCAAAAAGAGAACCAAATTTTAAGAAAGGGCCGAATAAGGAATTCTCTCAGAGAAGAACCGGGTAGCACACCCGCTACGTTCTCGAACAAGCAAAGCACCCCCTCCATCTGAAATTCCGAATCTCAAAGACAAACGAAACCCTAGCTGACTAAACGAGTGCGAGCCTTTTCCCCCATCCTTCCTCCCTCGTCCCCCTCCTCtaccgccgcgcgccgccgctccTCCCCCCTCGCCTCGCTGCCCTCACCGAGCTCCATGGCGGCGCCGGAGACCTCCGCCTGCGGTGCGGGCCCCGCGCTCCTCttcccgtcgtcctcgtcctcctcctcgtccgcgcgGGTGGAGGCCGTCGTCGTCTTCACCATCTGCGACAGCTTCGTGCGCCGGCCCGACCAGGCGGAGCGCGTCATCGGCACCCTCCTCGGCTCCGTCCTCCCCGACGGCACCGTCCACGTCCGCAACGCCTACGTCGTCCCCCACAGCGAGTCCGCCGACCAGGTTACCTCCCCCACCCCGTACCCCCCAGCCCGAAGCTGGGCTAAAAGCTCTCAGCGATGCGATTTTTACTGTAGCCTCTGCCGAACTCTAGCCAGAGATCTAGGGTTTGTTAGTTGAGCCTGCGGTTCTGACGTTTATTGGTGATGTGTGCGTGTGTGAACAGGTTGCTCTCGACATTGAGTACCACCACAACATGTACGCGTCGCACCAGAAGGTGAACCCCAAGGAAGTGCTTGTGGGATGGTATGTATTTCTTCATAATGTTCTTCTGTTGCCTTAATACCGTCTTATATGCTAGTGCAACATTATGAttggttggtgcatattttacacAGGCTGACATTGGTTCTGTGTCCATGTGCGCATAGACAGTTATTGGGTCTTGAGTAGATGGAACTTGTGAGACATATCAAATGACAAAATTGTACAACTATTCTTAACTTTATGAGTTTGTTTGATAGCACCTGTCACTGTAATTTTGGCAATGGATGGAAGCGCTTAGTTCTTATGTCCGATTGATATTGTTCTTGTTGACAGATTGACTTGAGTTTTTCTTTTGATAACACAAATTGACTTGAGCTTGTACATATGACAGCCCATGTATTTGTGTTTGCATAGACACCTCGTTGGATATTTGTCCAGTCATATGGAATGTTATGTTTGGTGGTGTTGTCATTGAATCATGTTCTGTCTAGTGCTGTTGACAGAGTCGCTCTAACCAATGATTAAGGGTAGCAGCAAAAGAACATCCAGCGAGGTCACTAGGCTTTAATTTTGCAAGAGGAGAGATTTATATTCATACAAAAGAAAGTAGCTATTGAATCAAACAAATACCCCACCTTGCTCGCATGGTGATATCATATTATCTGCATGCAGGTTCTCCACTGGCTTTGGTGTTTCAGGGGGTAGTACGCTTATCCACGAATTTTATTCAAGAGAAGTACAGAGCCCTATTCATCTTACTGTTGACACTGGCTTCACCATGGGGGAGGCTTCCATCAAAGCCTATGTCTCATCCAACCTGTCTCTTGGAGATAGGCACCTTGCCGCACAATTTCAAGAAATTCCTCTGGACTTGAAGATGCTTGATGCAGAGAAAGTTGGATGTAAGTTTCACGTTTAGAATGGTTCCATTATGTACTATATGTAAATCTACTCTGTTGATCTGGTAGCTTACTTTTCAGAACC
This window contains:
- the LOC123132023 gene encoding eukaryotic translation initiation factor 3 subunit F: MAAPETSACGAGPALLFPSSSSSSSSARVEAVVVFTICDSFVRRPDQAERVIGTLLGSVLPDGTVHVRNAYVVPHSESADQVALDIEYHHNMYASHQKVNPKEVLVGWFSTGFGVSGGSTLIHEFYSREVQSPIHLTVDTGFTMGEASIKAYVSSNLSLGDRHLAAQFQEIPLDLKMLDAEKVGFEMLKSTMVEKLPNDLEGMESSMQKLYALIDEIYKYVDDVVEARVAPDNKIGRFIADTVSSMPKLSPASFDRLFNDKIQDNLALVYLSSITRTQIAVAEKLNTAAQVL